The following are from one region of the Carnobacterium gallinarum DSM 4847 genome:
- the cydB gene encoding cytochrome d ubiquinol oxidase subunit II — protein MSGLQLLWFVLIGVLFSGFFFLEGFDFGVGMSTRLLARNREERSQVIGTIGPVWDANEVWLLTAGGAMFASFPNWYAAVFSGYYLILFVILFGLIIRGVSFEFRNKMATEKGRNFWDWTLFVGSLIPPFFFGLLFTSMVSGMPLDAKSNMMATFTDYFTPFSVVGGVAVTLLCFLHGLNYIRLKTLGEIRERAEAYAKKLYLVLFVGLVAFAGLLYVSTDFFDVHLVSTLVILVIIILLSVVATYGAYTGKEMLSFISSGLTLIGVVALLFFGLFPRVMVSSLDSAYDLLIVNASSSPYTLKLMTWISLSILPFVLLYQGWSYYIFRKRISKEKVVDY, from the coding sequence ATTAGTGGGTTACAGTTACTTTGGTTTGTATTAATTGGAGTTTTATTCTCAGGTTTCTTCTTTTTAGAAGGATTTGATTTTGGTGTTGGAATGTCGACTCGATTATTAGCACGAAATCGTGAAGAGCGTAGTCAAGTTATTGGAACAATCGGACCTGTCTGGGATGCCAATGAAGTTTGGTTATTAACAGCGGGTGGGGCAATGTTTGCATCTTTCCCTAACTGGTACGCAGCTGTATTTAGTGGGTATTACTTGATTTTATTTGTTATTTTGTTTGGATTAATTATTCGTGGAGTTTCATTTGAATTCCGGAACAAAATGGCGACTGAAAAAGGACGGAATTTCTGGGATTGGACATTATTTGTCGGAAGTTTAATTCCTCCATTTTTCTTTGGCTTGTTATTTACAAGTATGGTAAGTGGGATGCCTTTAGATGCTAAAAGCAATATGATGGCAACCTTTACAGACTATTTCACTCCATTCTCAGTAGTGGGTGGAGTTGCTGTAACGTTATTGTGTTTCTTACATGGATTAAATTATATTCGCTTAAAAACGTTAGGTGAGATTCGTGAACGAGCAGAAGCCTATGCGAAAAAATTATATTTAGTTTTATTTGTTGGTTTAGTGGCCTTTGCTGGATTACTTTATGTTTCTACTGATTTCTTCGATGTTCATTTAGTATCAACTTTAGTAATTTTAGTGATTATTATTTTACTAAGTGTAGTTGCAACGTATGGTGCTTACACTGGAAAAGAAATGTTATCGTTTATCAGCAGTGGTTTAACATTAATTGGAGTAGTTGCCCTATTATTCTTCGGTTTATTCCCACGTGTAATGGTTAGTTCACTTGATTCAGCTTACGATTTATTAATTGTGAATGCCTCAAGTTCACCTTATACGCTTAAATTAATGACATGGATTTCATTATCTATTTTACCGTTTGTACTGTTGTATCAAGGTTGGAGTTACTATATCTTCCGTAAACGTATTTCTAAGGAAAAAGTGGTGGACTATTAA
- the cydD gene encoding thiol reductant ABC exporter subunit CydD, translated as MMDKRLMGLSGMKKMMMLLAGISFLQAFMIIFQARYLALSITGLWNGEGLTSQFSQMLFFFLAFGGRHLLTLIREKLLDHFSYEKGQELRKALLTKVFSLGPNMVQKSGTGNVVTMALEGIRQTEKYITLFLSKMMNMMIVPWLILIYVFMLDFDSGITMIIVFPIIIVFMIVLGYAARGKADRQYETYRVLSNHFVDSLQGLETLKLLGLSKKYQKNVYDVSESYRKATMSTLKIAILSTFALDFFTTLSIAVIALFLGLRLLEGGLTLLPALTVLILSPEFFLPLREFSSDYHDTLDGKNAMGAILDVLELESPTDNQVLPDSDEGWTAESQLVIKELNVSYDNNEQLALEGINLEWQGYGKIGLIGASGSGKSSFIDTIGGFLPPTSAAEISLNGVQVPHFAQTNWQKQMLYIPQKPYLFHDTLANNIRFYIPTASDSDVLVAAEKAGLKEFISELPDGLETFIGESGRMMSGGQAQRVAIARAFLDSDRKILLFDEPTAHLDIETEVALKEAILPLMEQHLVFFATHRLHWTNEMDYILVMDHGKIVEAGTHDELVAKKGAYVTLMNQMRGGQPNE; from the coding sequence ATGATGGATAAACGCTTAATGGGTTTATCTGGCATGAAGAAAATGATGATGTTGCTTGCAGGGATTTCTTTCCTGCAAGCTTTTATGATTATCTTTCAAGCGAGATATTTAGCCCTTTCAATTACTGGATTATGGAATGGTGAAGGTTTAACGAGTCAGTTTAGCCAGATGCTATTCTTTTTTTTAGCTTTTGGTGGACGACATCTATTAACCTTAATTCGCGAAAAGTTGCTGGATCATTTTTCCTATGAAAAAGGACAAGAACTACGGAAAGCATTATTAACAAAGGTTTTTTCTTTGGGCCCAAATATGGTTCAAAAATCAGGAACAGGAAATGTGGTGACAATGGCTTTAGAAGGCATTCGTCAAACAGAAAAATACATTACCTTATTCTTATCAAAAATGATGAATATGATGATTGTTCCGTGGCTGATTTTGATTTATGTGTTTATGTTAGATTTTGATTCAGGTATAACGATGATTATTGTATTTCCAATTATTATTGTGTTTATGATCGTGCTGGGATATGCAGCGAGAGGAAAAGCGGATCGTCAGTATGAAACGTACCGCGTTTTATCGAATCATTTTGTGGATTCACTGCAAGGATTAGAAACATTAAAACTGTTAGGGTTAAGTAAAAAATATCAAAAGAATGTCTATGATGTGAGTGAAAGTTATCGTAAAGCAACAATGAGTACACTAAAAATTGCAATTTTATCAACCTTTGCATTAGATTTCTTTACAACCTTGTCGATTGCTGTAATTGCTTTATTCTTGGGTTTGCGTCTGTTGGAAGGTGGTTTAACTTTGTTGCCGGCTTTAACTGTGTTGATTTTGTCACCTGAATTTTTCTTGCCATTACGAGAATTTTCTAGTGATTATCATGATACGTTAGATGGTAAGAATGCGATGGGGGCTATTCTAGATGTATTAGAATTAGAAAGCCCAACGGATAATCAAGTCTTACCAGATTCAGATGAAGGCTGGACGGCTGAAAGTCAGCTAGTAATTAAAGAGTTAAATGTTAGCTATGATAACAATGAGCAATTAGCGTTAGAGGGAATTAATTTGGAGTGGCAAGGATATGGCAAAATTGGTCTAATCGGTGCTAGTGGTTCGGGAAAATCATCTTTTATTGATACGATTGGTGGTTTTTTACCTCCAACTTCTGCCGCTGAGATTAGTCTGAATGGTGTTCAAGTGCCTCATTTTGCACAAACCAATTGGCAGAAGCAGATGCTTTATATTCCTCAAAAACCTTATTTATTCCATGATACATTAGCAAATAATATTCGTTTTTATATTCCAACTGCAAGCGATAGTGATGTGCTAGTTGCCGCAGAAAAGGCTGGTTTGAAAGAATTTATTTCTGAACTGCCAGATGGATTAGAAACCTTTATTGGTGAAAGTGGTCGAATGATGAGTGGGGGACAGGCCCAACGTGTTGCAATCGCTCGTGCTTTTTTAGATTCTGACCGAAAAATATTGCTATTCGATGAACCAACTGCTCATTTGGATATTGAAACAGAAGTTGCTTTGAAAGAGGCAATCTTACCTTTAATGGAACAACATCTAGTTTTCTTTGCAACCCATCGTTTACATTGGACAAATGAAATGGATTATATTTTAGTGATGGATCATGGGAAAATTGTGGAAGCAGGAACTCATGATGAATTAGTAGCTAAAAAAGGTGCTTATGTAACATTAATGAACCAGATGAGAGGTGGACAGCCAAATGAATAA
- the cydC gene encoding thiol reductant ABC exporter subunit CydC: MNKNRSKEIRETFAKDTWVRPYLAKYRKLLFLVLFLGFMTLFSGSALMFVSGYLISKSASMGISIQNGGNENIMLVYVPIVLTRAFGISRPTFRYVERLTSHNWVLKMTSDLRVKLYRSLEKDAIFFKGKYKTGDILAVLAEDIDHIQNLYLRTIFPTLISWGIYVVVIIALGLFSIPFAIMMLVMLAIVTILLPLVSLLVNGAKMYAQKTARNGLYDQLTDAVLGVGDWLFSGRKHDFVASYEGSENEVRQDDSKIKQFDRVRDFIVQLIFGLIALLVLVWTSMIFKGEHGGAANWIGAFTLAVFPLIDAFAPVPSAVSELTIYEDSVKRMNALPETEESPEQMKFMQMAVEKLAGSDFQQVTIDCIDFAYEKESNLVLRDVSLEIPKGKKIAILGKSGAGKSTLGKLIRGDLKPQKGSICLNDVPVYELGDEVANWIGVINQSPYLFNTTVLNNVRLGNIHASDEDVIAALYQVGLGEMLASLPDGFQTTVEEAGGRFSGGERQRLALARILLQDSPIILLDEPTVGLDPITEQILLDTLFTVLADKTIIWITHHLQGVDQMDEVIFIEDGKIAIQGTPTQLLRENSRYQTLYHLDRGEMTF; encoded by the coding sequence ATGAATAAAAATCGTAGCAAAGAAATTCGTGAAACCTTTGCCAAAGATACTTGGGTGCGTCCTTATCTGGCTAAATACCGTAAACTTTTATTTTTGGTGCTGTTCTTGGGTTTTATGACGCTATTTAGCGGAAGTGCCTTAATGTTTGTCTCTGGCTATTTAATTAGCAAGTCAGCAAGTATGGGAATTTCGATTCAAAATGGTGGCAATGAGAATATCATGCTTGTTTATGTTCCAATTGTTTTAACACGTGCTTTTGGAATAAGTCGTCCAACGTTTCGTTACGTTGAACGATTGACTAGTCATAACTGGGTATTAAAGATGACCTCAGATTTACGAGTAAAGCTCTATCGTTCTTTGGAAAAAGATGCGATTTTCTTTAAGGGAAAGTATAAAACCGGAGATATTTTAGCGGTTCTTGCTGAAGATATCGATCATATTCAAAATCTCTATTTGCGAACTATTTTCCCAACGTTAATTTCTTGGGGCATTTATGTAGTAGTCATTATTGCTCTGGGGTTATTTTCAATTCCATTTGCGATTATGATGCTGGTAATGTTAGCGATTGTGACAATTCTTTTGCCGTTAGTTTCATTATTAGTGAATGGAGCGAAGATGTATGCGCAAAAAACTGCTAGAAATGGTCTTTACGATCAATTAACAGATGCTGTTTTAGGTGTGGGTGATTGGCTGTTTAGTGGGCGTAAACATGATTTTGTTGCTAGTTATGAAGGTAGTGAGAATGAGGTTCGCCAAGATGATTCTAAGATTAAACAATTTGATCGTGTTCGAGATTTTATTGTTCAACTTATTTTTGGACTGATTGCACTGCTAGTTTTAGTCTGGACAAGTATGATTTTTAAAGGAGAACATGGTGGTGCAGCTAACTGGATTGGTGCATTTACATTAGCTGTTTTTCCATTAATTGATGCTTTTGCACCAGTTCCAAGTGCCGTTTCGGAACTGACTATCTATGAAGATTCAGTGAAACGTATGAATGCTTTACCTGAGACGGAAGAATCGCCAGAACAAATGAAATTCATGCAAATGGCTGTTGAAAAATTAGCAGGTTCAGACTTTCAACAAGTAACCATTGATTGTATTGATTTTGCTTATGAAAAAGAAAGCAACTTAGTTTTGCGAGATGTTTCATTAGAAATTCCTAAAGGCAAGAAAATTGCGATTCTAGGAAAAAGTGGAGCTGGAAAAAGTACGTTAGGTAAGTTAATTCGTGGAGATCTGAAACCGCAAAAAGGAAGTATTTGTTTAAACGATGTACCAGTTTATGAATTAGGCGATGAAGTAGCGAATTGGATAGGTGTGATTAATCAAAGCCCCTATTTATTCAATACAACCGTTTTAAATAATGTTCGCTTAGGCAATATTCATGCAAGTGATGAAGACGTGATTGCGGCTTTGTATCAAGTTGGTTTAGGTGAGATGCTGGCAAGTTTACCAGATGGGTTTCAAACGACCGTTGAGGAAGCCGGAGGACGCTTTTCTGGCGGGGAACGGCAACGCTTGGCGCTAGCTCGAATTTTATTACAAGATAGCCCGATTATTTTGTTGGATGAGCCGACAGTCGGATTAGATCCTATTACAGAGCAAATTTTATTAGATACTTTATTTACCGTATTAGCTGATAAAACAATTATCTGGATTACTCATCATTTACAGGGTGTTGATCAGATGGATGAAGTTATTTTTATTGAAGATGGTAAGATTGCAATTCAAGGAACTCCTACCCAGCTTTTAAGGGAAAATAGCCGATACCAAACACTTTATCATCTAGATCGTGGTGAAATGACTTTTTAA
- a CDS encoding polyprenyl synthetase family protein encodes MPIHPMWEQFPEIEKDLVESYAIIEKKVRIRNKDIQQTVQDLLHSGGKLLRPAYFILFSRFGSIEKKEHQKIIYTAASLEILHMATLVHDDVIDDSPTRRGVDTVQSIYGKDIAVYTGDFLFAVYFGLIADSLESFSTLKLNAFTMKRILIGELDQMHLRYNTEITLRQYLRRVTGKTAQLFSLSCFEGAKMGNADLTVVTLSYHIGHNIGIAFQILDDILDYTENSDTLKKPVLEDVKQGVYSLPLILAMKDHKKEFCPYLNKGAEMTNEDVKIILELIQKYEGVQLAKNLAERYTNKALKSIQKLPNLPEKTLLYNLTHTLLTRTH; translated from the coding sequence ATGCCGATTCATCCAATGTGGGAACAGTTTCCCGAAATCGAAAAGGATTTAGTGGAAAGTTATGCAATAATTGAGAAAAAAGTCCGGATTCGGAATAAAGATATCCAACAAACTGTTCAAGATTTATTGCATTCTGGTGGGAAATTACTTCGCCCTGCTTACTTTATTCTATTTTCACGTTTTGGCTCTATTGAAAAAAAAGAGCATCAAAAAATTATTTATACTGCTGCTTCCCTAGAAATTCTGCATATGGCTACCCTTGTTCATGATGATGTTATTGATGATTCACCGACTCGTCGTGGTGTAGATACTGTTCAGTCAATTTATGGCAAAGATATCGCCGTTTATACAGGAGATTTTTTATTTGCTGTTTATTTTGGATTGATTGCTGATTCTCTTGAATCTTTTTCAACATTAAAATTAAATGCATTCACAATGAAGCGCATTTTAATTGGTGAGCTTGATCAAATGCATTTGCGTTATAATACTGAAATTACTCTAAGACAATACTTACGTCGAGTTACTGGAAAAACTGCGCAACTTTTCTCTTTAAGCTGTTTTGAAGGAGCAAAAATGGGAAATGCAGACTTAACAGTTGTGACGTTAAGTTATCATATTGGACACAATATCGGAATTGCTTTTCAAATTTTAGACGACATTCTTGATTATACTGAAAATAGCGATACTCTTAAAAAACCTGTCTTAGAAGATGTCAAACAAGGAGTCTATTCATTGCCCTTAATTCTCGCAATGAAAGACCACAAAAAAGAATTCTGTCCTTATTTAAATAAAGGTGCTGAAATGACAAATGAGGACGTTAAAATTATTTTAGAGCTTATTCAAAAATATGAAGGTGTTCAACTAGCCAAAAATTTAGCTGAACGCTATACAAATAAAGCCTTAAAATCAATTCAAAAATTACCAAATTTACCTGAAAAAACGCTATTATACAACTTAACTCATACTCTGCTAACACGAACTCACTAA
- a CDS encoding prenyltransferase — translation MKFKTFLELVEMQAKTASVLPYFMGILYAWYHYKELHLFNLVIFFIAMFLFNMAVDAIDNYMDYKKASNEHSYREDVNVIGREKIPMPLVGVLIVGMVVVSAGLGLYLVQQTGWPLLFMGLYCYFVGIFYSSGPKPISSMPLGELFSGFTMGFMIYIISIYVNAYNVMDFNSQTFLIILFASIPNMFAIANLMLANNICDLEEDITNKRYTLPYYLGKARALSLFKWLYILAFLVLIISVVTGIYPKMMLLTLLMVPLVKKNTSRFLEKQVKSETFIYAVQNLAAITLVQVLAFGVGIWFQF, via the coding sequence ATGAAATTTAAAACATTTTTAGAACTTGTTGAAATGCAAGCTAAGACAGCAAGTGTTTTGCCTTATTTTATGGGGATATTGTATGCTTGGTATCATTATAAGGAATTGCATTTATTTAATTTAGTTATTTTCTTTATCGCTATGTTTTTATTTAATATGGCAGTGGATGCTATTGATAATTATATGGATTATAAAAAAGCCTCTAATGAGCATAGCTATCGTGAGGATGTTAATGTCATTGGGCGCGAAAAGATACCGATGCCTTTAGTGGGGGTTTTGATTGTAGGAATGGTGGTAGTATCAGCTGGATTAGGATTATACTTGGTTCAACAGACTGGTTGGCCGCTTTTATTTATGGGGCTTTATTGTTACTTTGTCGGGATCTTCTATTCGTCAGGACCTAAGCCAATTTCTAGCATGCCTTTAGGAGAACTTTTTTCTGGTTTTACAATGGGCTTTATGATTTATATCATTAGTATTTATGTAAATGCCTATAATGTGATGGATTTTAATAGTCAAACCTTTTTAATTATTTTATTTGCTTCTATTCCAAATATGTTTGCTATTGCTAATCTAATGTTAGCGAATAATATCTGTGATCTTGAAGAAGATATTACCAATAAACGTTATACGCTACCATATTATTTAGGAAAAGCGCGAGCATTATCTTTGTTCAAATGGTTATATATACTTGCATTTCTTGTTTTAATTATTTCTGTAGTTACAGGTATTTATCCAAAAATGATGCTTTTAACGTTATTGATGGTCCCATTAGTTAAAAAAAATACAAGTAGATTTTTAGAAAAACAAGTAAAATCAGAAACTTTTATCTATGCTGTGCAAAATTTAGCAGCAATTACATTAGTACAAGTTCTAGCATTTGGAGTAGGAATTTGGTTTCAGTTTTAA
- a CDS encoding DUF1149 family protein, translating to MNVLRGQIQVEKYAFELSSGSPEAETKVEVLINEVVPTDEADQGILEEGKMFRMEVPFALQLNRFKIEGLLSQIVQIPEFFGAPNEIPVEDMRELSRPLIKYIERLTYEVTEIAFDEPGFALNFD from the coding sequence ATGAATGTATTAAGAGGGCAGATTCAAGTTGAGAAGTATGCTTTTGAATTATCCTCTGGTTCTCCAGAAGCGGAAACTAAAGTTGAAGTGTTAATCAATGAAGTTGTGCCAACTGATGAAGCAGATCAAGGAATTTTAGAAGAAGGAAAAATGTTTCGCATGGAGGTTCCATTTGCACTTCAATTAAACCGTTTTAAAATTGAAGGATTACTTAGCCAAATAGTTCAAATTCCAGAATTTTTTGGTGCTCCAAATGAAATTCCAGTTGAAGATATGCGTGAACTTTCTCGCCCGTTAATTAAATATATTGAACGTTTAACGTATGAAGTAACTGAAATTGCTTTTGACGAACCAGGATTTGCATTGAATTTTGATTAA
- a CDS encoding NAD(P)/FAD-dependent oxidoreductase: MSKTKIVILGAGYGGLRTLKGLQKKHLDVEITLVNKNDYHYEATYLHEVASGAKEPEQISFQIKDVVDPKQTTFIQDTVIQVNKDEKTVNLEKNGTISFDYLVFALGFESESFGIPGVEEFGLPMVTIDSAVTIREHMHQQFAAYQESQDDSLLSIVVCGAGFTSIEYLGELTQQLPKLAKKYNLPVEKIQLTCIEAMPTLLPMFADKLANYGIQKLKDRGVQFIVGTPIKEITQDTVIYEENEELKSIKAKTIVWTTGVKGSSVVGQSGFEERRGRVMVESDLTAPGYSEIFVIGDCSAVMDPESNRPYPTTAQIALKQADGVVTNLVAKLNDRPIVPFTFKSQGSVCSIGNNEAIGEVLGANLKGYPASVMKKIIEDKSLSQTGGLKIMFNKGRFDLYH; encoded by the coding sequence ATGAGTAAAACAAAAATTGTTATTTTAGGTGCTGGCTATGGTGGACTGCGTACGTTAAAGGGATTGCAAAAGAAACATCTTGATGTTGAGATTACTCTTGTGAATAAAAATGACTACCATTATGAGGCTACTTATTTACATGAAGTAGCAAGTGGAGCTAAAGAACCAGAACAAATTAGTTTTCAAATCAAGGATGTTGTAGATCCAAAGCAAACTACTTTTATTCAAGATACAGTTATCCAAGTAAATAAAGATGAAAAAACAGTTAACTTAGAGAAAAATGGTACAATTTCATTTGATTATTTAGTTTTTGCTTTAGGATTTGAATCAGAATCATTTGGAATTCCAGGTGTTGAAGAATTTGGTTTGCCAATGGTAACAATTGATAGCGCAGTGACTATTCGAGAACATATGCACCAACAGTTTGCTGCCTATCAAGAAAGTCAAGATGATTCATTATTGAGCATTGTTGTTTGTGGCGCCGGGTTTACAAGTATTGAGTATCTTGGAGAATTGACGCAACAATTGCCAAAGTTAGCTAAAAAATACAATTTGCCAGTTGAAAAAATACAACTGACTTGTATCGAAGCAATGCCAACTTTATTGCCTATGTTTGCTGATAAGCTTGCAAATTATGGAATTCAAAAATTGAAAGATCGTGGTGTACAGTTTATCGTCGGAACACCAATCAAGGAAATTACTCAAGATACCGTTATTTATGAAGAAAATGAAGAATTAAAATCAATTAAAGCGAAAACAATCGTTTGGACTACGGGGGTTAAGGGGAGTAGTGTAGTCGGTCAATCTGGTTTTGAAGAACGCCGTGGTCGAGTAATGGTAGAGTCAGATTTAACGGCTCCAGGATACTCAGAAATATTTGTTATTGGTGATTGTTCAGCGGTTATGGACCCAGAAAGTAATCGTCCTTATCCAACGACGGCCCAAATCGCATTGAAGCAAGCGGATGGAGTTGTGACAAATTTAGTAGCCAAACTAAATGATCGACCAATTGTTCCTTTTACCTTTAAATCACAAGGATCAGTTTGCTCAATTGGGAATAATGAAGCAATTGGTGAGGTATTGGGAGCCAATCTAAAAGGTTATCCAGCCTCTGTTATGAAGAAAATTATTGAAGATAAATCTTTAAGTCAAACTGGTGGTTTAAAAATTATGTTCAACAAAGGTCGCTTCGATTTATATCACTAA
- a CDS encoding flavodoxin family protein, translating to MTKVLGILGTPNRSGLTAAMLQEVLTGAELDGCEVETLYLSDYRLELEKADETNEDLDKLHQKMLASDCIVLAAPTYWGNVSGVMKQFLDSMRSRLVRFAKDGEMLPDLYHKKKYILMTNCYTKKFENRLTGVTDTTFITMDRAFSTAGMERMAEIVCTDTFDMQELPTKKIAECRKVGSLIKTKIEKRDFTVKRYIQLFFMLAFSTLVTMGIQTLIGNWIDITSFFARYVSFVLIFFSLLSIVLHYFSVKKHKRS from the coding sequence ATGACAAAAGTTTTAGGAATCTTAGGTACACCCAATCGTTCTGGACTAACTGCAGCAATGTTGCAAGAAGTTTTGACTGGTGCAGAGCTAGATGGTTGTGAGGTTGAAACCCTTTATTTATCCGATTATCGATTAGAGTTGGAAAAAGCAGATGAAACTAATGAGGATTTAGATAAATTGCATCAAAAGATGCTAGCGAGTGATTGTATTGTTTTAGCAGCACCTACTTATTGGGGAAACGTCTCAGGAGTGATGAAACAATTTTTAGATTCGATGCGTAGTCGACTCGTTCGATTTGCTAAGGATGGAGAAATGTTACCAGATTTGTATCATAAAAAGAAATATATTTTAATGACAAATTGTTATACAAAGAAATTTGAAAATAGATTAACAGGTGTAACAGATACTACATTTATCACGATGGATCGAGCTTTTTCAACGGCTGGAATGGAACGAATGGCAGAAATTGTTTGTACAGATACCTTCGATATGCAAGAATTACCAACGAAGAAAATTGCGGAATGTCGCAAAGTTGGATCATTAATTAAAACAAAGATTGAGAAGAGGGATTTTACTGTGAAACGTTATATCCAGTTATTTTTTATGCTTGCGTTTAGTACACTTGTGACGATGGGAATTCAAACGTTGATTGGAAACTGGATTGACATAACTAGTTTTTTTGCTCGTTATGTTTCATTTGTTTTAATCTTTTTTAGTTTACTTTCGATAGTTTTGCATTATTTTTCAGTAAAAAAACACAAACGTAGTTAA
- a CDS encoding histidine phosphatase family protein: MGKGCTFYFVRHGETFFNQYMKMQGWSDTPLTKDGRFTVIRSGRGLSDVRFSAAYCSDLRRTEETLEILLEENFSSRNLKIQPMPEFREAFYGSFEGSDVAESWDTISKTLGYDSADEMREKATLADRMDGTKKADPRHDAEDFLTFWLRVEKGMLKLIDKHRETDENILIVAHGNTIRNLLNGIVPELDMPTSVENASVSVVNYHDGQYHLERFNDTKHFR; encoded by the coding sequence TTGGGAAAAGGCTGTACATTTTATTTTGTAAGACATGGTGAAACATTTTTTAATCAATATATGAAAATGCAAGGTTGGTCAGATACACCACTAACAAAAGATGGACGCTTTACGGTTATTCGTAGCGGGCGTGGTTTATCCGACGTTCGTTTTAGTGCAGCGTATTGCAGTGATTTGCGTCGAACAGAAGAAACTTTAGAGATATTATTGGAAGAAAATTTTAGCTCTCGTAATTTGAAAATTCAACCTATGCCAGAATTTAGAGAAGCTTTTTATGGCTCTTTTGAAGGTTCGGATGTTGCTGAAAGTTGGGATACGATTAGTAAAACTTTAGGCTATGATTCAGCTGATGAGATGCGAGAAAAAGCAACGTTGGCTGATCGAATGGATGGAACTAAAAAAGCCGATCCTCGACATGATGCGGAGGACTTTCTGACTTTTTGGCTACGTGTTGAAAAAGGAATGTTGAAATTAATTGATAAGCATCGTGAAACAGATGAAAATATTTTAATTGTGGCTCATGGAAATACGATTCGCAATCTATTAAATGGAATTGTACCAGAGTTAGATATGCCAACTTCTGTAGAAAATGCTAGTGTTTCAGTTGTAAATTACCATGATGGGCAATATCATTTAGAACGATTTAATGATACTAAACATTTTAGATAG
- a CDS encoding Cof-type HAD-IIB family hydrolase, which translates to MKPTALVFFDLDGTLLNQHSEVEADVVKAITDLKAKGGVPIIATGRTNIEFQHVVKATDIHSSISMNGQFITYEGTEIYRSVLPRETVRRLKDATDERGLGLSFYTDKWIRTTVENDTVKKAYQFIHTGMPEIDPTIHLNEDIFMALVLNEEVHHDQYFRETFPELSFYRNTPYSMDTISNGNSKATGIKQLQKQLGLEHVPTFAFGDGPNDLEMFGIADYSVAMGNGISELKEQASFVAKSNLDGGIIEGLQHFDLI; encoded by the coding sequence TTGAAACCAACAGCACTTGTATTTTTTGATTTGGATGGAACCTTATTAAATCAGCACTCTGAAGTAGAGGCAGATGTAGTGAAAGCTATTACTGATTTGAAAGCTAAGGGCGGAGTACCGATTATTGCAACAGGACGGACGAATATTGAATTTCAACATGTAGTAAAGGCCACAGATATTCATTCGAGTATTTCAATGAATGGTCAATTTATTACGTATGAAGGCACTGAGATTTATCGTAGTGTATTGCCGAGAGAAACTGTAAGGCGTTTGAAGGATGCTACGGATGAACGGGGTTTAGGTTTGTCTTTTTATACAGATAAATGGATTCGGACAACTGTAGAAAATGACACAGTGAAAAAAGCTTATCAATTTATTCATACTGGAATGCCTGAAATTGATCCAACGATTCATTTAAATGAAGATATTTTTATGGCGCTTGTTTTAAATGAGGAAGTTCATCATGATCAGTATTTCAGAGAAACCTTTCCGGAATTATCTTTTTATCGTAATACGCCTTATAGTATGGATACGATTAGTAATGGGAATTCAAAAGCAACGGGAATTAAGCAATTACAGAAACAATTAGGATTGGAGCATGTTCCGACTTTTGCTTTTGGTGATGGTCCTAATGATCTAGAGATGTTTGGGATTGCTGATTATTCAGTGGCGATGGGAAATGGAATTTCTGAGCTTAAGGA